The genomic window CCTTTTTTCTCGATAAACTTAGCGATAGCACTTTCAGAAGACAGGGGTTCCAGCAATTCTATTTTACTTTCGCCCATTTCCAAAAAGGCAACCTTTACCCCTTCACTTTCTACCGTTTCAATCCCCAGAAGTTTAAATCCTAACGTATAACAGTAAACAGAAATAGCTTCATCAAGATTTTTTACAGCAATTCCAACGTGTTCTAGCTTTTCAGGAGGAGCCACATTTATCCCCTTTTTTTTTTGAACTTCAATCCGAATAAAATCTGCCGTCTCCTTTGTCGGTGTTCCCGGTGTAAATATTTTGGCAATTCCCCTTTCCAAAAGAAATGGGATATCATCATCAGGAATGACCCCTCCGCCAATAACCAAAATGTCGCCTGCATCTTTTTCCCTTAGTAGTCGAACCACTTCAGGAAACAATTCATTATGTGCCCCGGAAAGACAAGATAATCCAATGACATCCACATCTTCCTGTATTGCACTATTTACGATTTGTTCAGGAGTTTGCCGAAGACCGGTATATATGACTTCCATTCCTTCATCTCTTAATGCTTGAGCAATCACCAGAGCACCCCGGTCATGCCCATCCAATCCAGGTTTTGCAATTAAAACCCTAATTCTTTTTTCCATTTCCCTCCACCTCCAAGTTACTTCTTTCCATTATTACAATACTCGACGAAATGGCGATACATACTGACTGTGCGCTCACTCGTCATAATCACCAAGGACACTTGATCTTTGACTTCTAAACAACATATCATGTAAATGACATGTTGTTTTTATACCGATTGGTATTCTCCAAATTCTTCACGGAGCACTCCGCAGATTTCACCAATCGTTCCATAAGCCTTAACGCAATCGATTATATAAGGCATAAGGTTAGAAGTTCCCCTGGCGGCTACTCGCAAAGCAGACAAGGTTTCATTTACTTTTGTTTGATCTCTTTCTTGTTTTAACTGATTTAGCTTCTCCTTTTGTTTCTCTCCAAGGGTTGGATCTACCTTTAACAGCTCAGGTTGCTTTTCCCCTTCAATACGGAATTTGTTCACTCCGACAACCACTTCTTCCCCTGACTCGATAGCCTGTTGGGTTTCATAAGCTGCCTTATGAATCTCTCGTTGCATATATCCTTGCTCAACAGCGGAAACTGCACCGCCCATCTCATCTATTTTTTTGATATACTTTAAGGCTTCTTCTTCAATCCGGTTAGTTAATTCCTCTATAAAGTAGGAACCTCCAACCGGATCAACCGTATCCGTTACTCCGCTCTCATAAGCGATAATTTGTTGGGTCCTTAAGGCAATTCTGGCAGAGTCCTCTGTCGGCAATGCAAGGGCTTCGTCTCTGGAGTTGGTGTGCAAGCTTTGTGTGCCTCCAAGAACTGCTGCAAGGGCTTGAATCGTGACCCTGATGATATTGTTGTCAGGCTGCTGAGCCGTTAGGGTTGAGCCTCCGGTCTGAGTATGAAAACGAAGCTGCAGTGATTTGGGGTTTTTGGCATGAAATCGATTTTTCATGATATTGGCCCAAATTCTTCTTGCTGCACGAAATTTGGCAATTTCTTCAAAAAAGTTGTTATGGGCGTTAAAGAAAAAGGCAAGTCGGGGAGCAAACTCATCGATATCCATTCCTGCTTCCAAGGCCGCTTCAACATAAGCAATCCCGTCTGCCAGGGTAAAAGCTACTTCTTGAACGGCAGTAGAACCGGCTTCACGGATATGATAACCGCTGATACTAATCGTGTTCCATTTCGGAACCTCTTTTGCACAATAAGCAAATATGTCTGTAATTAATCTCATCGATGGTTTGGGCGGAAAAATATAGGTGCCTCTGGCTATATATTCTTTCAAGATATCATTTTGAATGG from Microaerobacter geothermalis includes these protein-coding regions:
- the mce gene encoding methylmalonyl-CoA epimerase, whose product is MEKRIRVLIAKPGLDGHDRGALVIAQALRDEGMEVIYTGLRQTPEQIVNSAIQEDVDVIGLSCLSGAHNELFPEVVRLLREKDAGDILVIGGGVIPDDDIPFLLERGIAKIFTPGTPTKETADFIRIEVQKKKGINVAPPEKLEHVGIAVKNLDEAISVYCYTLGFKLLGIETVESEGVKVAFLEMGESKIELLEPLSSESAIAKFIEKKGEGIHHLALKVNDIEERLDFLKKQGVKLIHEKPKQGAHGNQIAFLHPKSTGGVLLELCQTGHGEGKE
- a CDS encoding acyl-CoA mutase large subunit family protein encodes the protein MTEEKRQKYQDWLKSTEKILKKIPERKEEFLTSSGIKVNRLYLEDPISDEYMEKLGFPGEYPYTRGIQPTMYRARYWTMRQYAGFGSAEETNKRFRYLLEQGQTGLSVAFDLPTQIGYDSDHPLARGEVGKVGVAIDSLKDMEQLLDGIPLEKVSTSMTINAPASVLLAMYIAVAEKQGVSSKEISGTIQNDILKEYIARGTYIFPPKPSMRLITDIFAYCAKEVPKWNTISISGYHIREAGSTAVQEVAFTLADGIAYVEAALEAGMDIDEFAPRLAFFFNAHNNFFEEIAKFRAARRIWANIMKNRFHAKNPKSLQLRFHTQTGGSTLTAQQPDNNIIRVTIQALAAVLGGTQSLHTNSRDEALALPTEDSARIALRTQQIIAYESGVTDTVDPVGGSYFIEELTNRIEEEALKYIKKIDEMGGAVSAVEQGYMQREIHKAAYETQQAIESGEEVVVGVNKFRIEGEKQPELLKVDPTLGEKQKEKLNQLKQERDQTKVNETLSALRVAARGTSNLMPYIIDCVKAYGTIGEICGVLREEFGEYQSV